The proteins below come from a single Sorghum bicolor cultivar BTx623 chromosome 4, Sorghum_bicolor_NCBIv3, whole genome shotgun sequence genomic window:
- the LOC8069957 gene encoding nuclear pore complex protein NUP160 yields the protein MASAGVADADDGEAAMAAPAARRIVGAEVPIPGLDKLRWIDLTIPSSSAAAPASPSDPFVCVPPRAASGCHIISSGDSQYYLSWRIHEEHPNVLEVIELSASKEFPTFGLRLVFHEALCPFAFLCEREGRRQGELVYMLYVLTVSGVALLCHLRSPFSYVSGSVLHQDDIIEFNLQTQAQSAKVTAVTAKPGCIVIGRQDGSICSYSLGRLALNSPGFSNELRDDAGIGRLWNLVSRTKNVGPVQDIVATVVNERDLLFVLHLDGHLRIWDNHMKLLNYSVHSNDIEGHPSRLWVGEADDDQELISLAILHQNTVVQDCDYVAVYTFGFSAVERFMFSSEPSVSTIPLLEGKLVDLKIATDKLWILKEFGSMVYEILQYDTETEKICCYVLQEDAISEQLFQSSDNALDDLVWTADSMFTSLKEQAFTFISSMFMRRLLQPGVNHCSALRETLLEHKRFLSDSEFQSLTANGLRKEIISIIEQEGSSQAASATAYHWKQFSARYLHNWCWNNKPYGLLLDTKNEVFGLIRKGSFSLFRCLEGVEMLIYGSSEEFPNIDDLGMNLLDDISDFELLKEVLRCMGHIHHLLGRSSTAVYYECLISSIISSDEIASHIVKILETGFSPQSSSSLITLLGTDTYVERRQAAHRSQRKFSVEMLLSFHKLQSRSASWSAVFDVIEKFMKCLNTNMSIQEHGSKRVCNVNSVLLVQATSQVARTMFECAFDLFLFLSYLVGVGGQVSLLQSDVARIKLKLFPTIQDILGQWIVLHFVGTSPTSPPTIDDFSYHLSSLQLGKADELSLHRKLGCSDFTLACLLDFPKSPEGDVMSPCFPSPAEVINLVRRFSSLIMCGRNFECAQTFLGYTINLSAVLIRHGQYEAAKNLLGILETYLNNGEVSHTGQDADTACAAYLHLNGFCLLMLAHDEANIILRESKVHDAIRCFFRAASGYEAPKVLQNFSLETGFQVSGESRSISLWRLNYYEWAMQIFEQHSMSEGACQFALAALELVDIIDGLDNGIEAEGLPETAAMIKGRLWANVFKYSLDLKHFRDAYCAIVSNPDDDSKYICLRRFIIVLCDLGETKVLCNGEIPFTDLVEKVEQELFWKAERSDLSSRPNLYKVLYSFEAHRNKWRKAAVYMYRYYVRLNREGNAGGSHQLPHVLQERLHALSAAINALQLVDPSFAWLDSICEADDQISPSKRPRNLLMENLAFGTDSELSRLQFCVDIEILEKEYILTEAQYMLSTLKSIFDFSERQSMESLMDILIDEKLYDLAFTVVLKFWKESGMKKQLERVFSVIAQQCCPNRADNKSRKSLTDSQQVLLLPSSENDAWEINNKSIPVTQQLQGSNHWEILELYLDKYKDLHPRLPVIVAETLLYTDPEIELPLWLVQMFKTNKAGNKISWGMSGKEADPAALFRLYINYGRHAEATNLLVEYLESFASSRPVDLLHRKQMSATWFPYTAVERLWCQLGEMQRAGHSVDQCDRLKKLLHGALMSHLQQVVVDSGDVLSSVGDGQGMEGQSR from the exons ATGGCGTCCGCCGGCgtagccgacgccgacgacggcgaggcAGCCATGGCCGCCCCCGCTGCCCGGAGGATAGTTGGCGCTGAGGTTCCCATACCCGGCTTGGACAAGCTGCGGTGGATCGACCTCACcatcccctcctcctccgccgccgcgccggcgaGCCCCTCCGATCCCTTCGTCTGCGTGCCCCCGCGCGCCGCCTCGGGGTGCCACATCATCTCTTCGGGCGATTCTCAGTATTACCTCTCGTG GAGGATTCACGAGGAACACCCAAATGTGCTAGAGGTCATCGAACTTAGTGCCTCCAAGGAGTTCCCTACCTTTGGACTGCGGTTGGTCTTCCATGAGGCGCTATGTCCATTTGCCTTTTTATGTGAAAGAGAG GGTCGCAGGCAAGGGGAGCTTGTATATATGCTATACGTGCTTACCGTTTCTGGAGTTGCTCTCTTGTGCCATTTACGCAGCCCATTTTCCTACGTATCTGGTTCAGTGCTGCATCAGGATGATATAATTGAGTTTAATCTCCAAACTCAAGCTCAGAGTGCAAAGGTTACAGCGGTAACAGCGAAGCCAGGATGTATAGTGATTGGTCGGCAAGATGGGTCCATCTGTTCTTACAGTCTTGGCAGATTAGCCCTGAACTCACCAG GTTTCTCGAATGAACTACGAGATGATGCTGGGATTGGCCGTTTATGGAATCTTGTGTCAAG AACAAAGAATGTGGGTCCTGTGCAGGATATAGTGGCAACTGTTGTAAATGAAAGGGACCTGTTatttgttcttcatttggatGGACACTTGCGCATATGGGATAATCACATGAAGCTTCTCAACTATAGTGTTCACTCAAATGATATTGAAG GCCATCCTTCCAGGCTATGGGTTGGTGAGGCTGATGATGATCAAGAGTTGATATCTTTGGCAATTCTGCATCAGAACACTGTG GTCCAAGATTGTGATTATGTTGCTGTGTATACCTTCGGTTTTTCTGCTGTGGAAAGGTTCATGTTCTCTTCTGAACCTTCAGTTTCTACTATACCTTTGCTAGAG GGGAAGCTTGTGGACTTGAAAATAGCCACGGATAAGCTTTGGATACTTAAAGAATTTGGCTCCATGGTATATGAAATATTACAGTATGACACCGAAAC TGAGAAGATTTGCTGTTATGTGCTACAAGAAGATGCTATCAGTGAACAGTTGTTTCAAAGTTCTGACAATGCATTGGATGATTTGGTCTGGACAGCTGATTCAATGTTCACCTCCTTGAAG GAGCAGGCTTTCACTTTTATTTCATCCATGTTTATGCGGAGGCTACTTCAACCAGGAGTAAACCACTGTTCTGCCCTACGTGAAACCTTACTGGAGCACAAAAGGTTCCTATCAGATTCTGAGTTCCAGTCACTTACAGCAAATGGGCTACGAAAAGAGATAATATCTATTATAGAACAAGAG GGAAGTTCACAGGCAGCAAGTGCTACAGCTTATCACTGGAAACAATTCTCTGCACGGTACCTCCACAATTGGTGCTGGAACAATAAGCCATATGGGTTGCTTCTTGATACTAAAAATGAAGTGTTTGGTTTAATAAGAAAGGGTTCATTTTCTCTATTCCGTTGTTTGGAGGGTGTGGAAATGCTTATTTATG GTTCATCTGAAGAATTTCCCAATATTGATGACCTTGGAATGAACTTATTGGATGATATATCTGATTTTGAACTCCTCAAAGAGGTCCTCAGATGCATGGGCCATATACACCATTTGCTGGGGAGATCTTCCACAGCAGTATATTATGAATGCCTAATTAGTTCTATTATATCATCTGATGAAATTGCTTCACATATAGTAAAGATTCTAGAGACTGGTTTTAGTCCTCAATCATCCTCATCCCTCATTACATTACTTGGAACGGATACTTATGTAGAAAGAAGGCAGGCAGCTCACAGAAGTCAAAGGAAGTTTTCTGTTGAGATGTTACTATCTTTTCATAAGTTGCAATCAAGATCCGCGTCCTGGTCGGCAGTATTCGATGTGATTGAGAAGTTTATGAAGTGTTTGAACACAAACATGAGTATACAAGAGCATGGATCAAAGAGAGTTTGTAATGTAAATTCTGTGTTACTAGTTCAAGCTACTTCACAGGTTGCAAGAACAATGTTTGAGTGTGCATTTGATCTGTTTCTGTTCCTTAGTTATCTGGTTGGTGTTGGTGGCCAG GTCTCCTTATTGCAAAGTGATGTTGCCAGAATAAAATTGAAGTTGTTCCCAACGATTCAAGACATATTGGGACAGTGGATTGTTCTCCACTTTGTAGGAACCTCACCAACCTCACCACCAACCATTGACGATTTTAGCTATCATCTTTCTTCTCTTCAGCTTG GTAAAGCAGATGAACTGTCTTTGCACAGAAAGCTTGGCTGCTCTGATTTTACTTTGGCTTGTTTACTTGATTTTCCAAAATCTCCTGAAGGGGACGTTATGTCACCTTGTTTTCCCAGTCCAGCAGAAGTGATCAATCTAGTAAGGAGGTTTAGTAGTTTGATTATGTGTGGAAGAAATTTTGAGTGTGCACAGACTTTCTTGGGATACACAATTAATCTATCAGCTGTTCTCATCCGACATGGTCAGTATGAAGCTGCTAAG AATCTGCTGGGAATTCTGGAAACATACTTGAACAATGGAGAAGTATCCCATACTGGTCAAGATGCAGATACTGCATGTGCAGCATACCTTCATCTCAATGGATTTTGCCTTCTGATGCTTGCACATGATGAAGCAAATATTATTTTGAGAGAATCCAAGGTTCATGATGCTATCCGATGCTTTTTCAG GGCTGCGTCCGGGTATGAAGCTCCAAAGGTTTTGCAGAACTTTTCATTGGAAACAGGGTTTCAAGTTTCTG GGGAATCTAGATCTATTTCTTTGTGGAGACTTAACTACTATGAGTGGGCAATGCAAATTTTTGAGCAACACTCCATGAGTGAGGGGGCGTGCCAATTTGCTCTTGCTGCTCTTGAGCTAGTTGATATCATTGATGGGTTAGATAATGGAATTGAAGCTGAGGGCCTTCCAGAGACCGCAGCAATGATTAAAGGACGGTTATGGGCTAATGTATTCAAGTACAGCTTGGATCTGAAACACTTTCGAGATGCATATTGTGCGATCGTCTCAAACCCGGATGATGATAGCAAATACATCTGTTTGAGGCGTTTCATCATAGTCCTTTGTGATCTTGGGGAGACAAAG GTTCTTTGCAATGGGGAGATTCCATTCACTGACTTGGTAGAGAAAGTGGAGCAAGAGCTCTTCTGGAAG GCTGAACGCTCGGATCTGTCTTCTAGACCAAATCTCTATAAGGTTCTGTATTCATTTGAAGCACATCGGAACAAATGGAGGAAAGCAGCTGTATACATGTACAGGTACTATGTTAGATTGAATAGAGAAGGTAATGCAGGTGGCAGCCACCAACTTCCTCATGTGTTGCAAGAGAGGTTGCACGCTTTATCTGCTGCTATCAACGCATTGCAGCTTGTTGATCCCTCATTTGCATGGCTCGACTCTATTTGTGAAGCTGATGATCAAATTTCTCCAAGTAAAAGACCTCGGAATCTTTTGATGGAGAACT TGGCTTTTGGCACAGATTCTGAGCTTTCTAGATTGCAGTTTTGCGTCGACATTGAAATCCTTGAAAAAGAATACATATTAACAGAAGCACAGTATATGCTCAGCACTCTGAAATCAATATTTGATTTTTCAG AAAGGCAGTCAATGGAGTCCCTGATGGATATTCTTATAGATGAGAAATTGTATGACTTGGCCTTCACAGTTGTGCTCAAATTTTGGAAGGAGTCAGGAATGAAAAA GCAATTGGAGCGTGTCTTTTCAGTCATTGCTCAGCAATGCTGTCCGAACAGAGCAGACAACAAATCAAG gaaaagtttgactgacagtCAACAAGTGCTACTCCTGCCTTCTTCTGAGAATGATGCATGGGAGATCAACAATAAGAGTATTCCTGTCACCCAACAACTGCAGGGGAGCAACCACTGGGAAATCCTTGAACTATATTTG GATAAATACAAAGATCTGCATCCTAGGTTGCCGGTCATTGTTGCTGAGACACTTCTTTATACCGATCCCGAGATTGAGCTACCACTTTGGTTGGTTCAGATGTTCAAG ACTAACAAGGCAGGGAACAAGATCTCCTGGGGCATGTCTGGGAAAGAGGCAGATCCTGCCGCCTTATTCAGACTATACATAAACTACGGACGCCATGCAGAAGCTACTAACTTGCTGGTGGAGTATTTAGAGTCGTTCGCATCATCG AGGCCAGTGGACCTTCTCCACCGCAAGCAGATGTCCGCCACTTGGTTCCCGTACACGGCTGTGGAGAGGCTGTGGTGCCAGCTGGGTGAGATGCAACGCGCCGGCCACAGCGTGGATCAGTGCGACCGGCTCAAGAAGCTGCTGCATGGAGCCCTGATGAGCCACCTGCAGCAG GTTGTGGTCGACTCGGGGGACGTGCTGTCGTCAGTTGGAGATGGGCAGGGGATGGAGGGCCAGAGCAGATGA